The following proteins come from a genomic window of Microtus ochrogaster isolate Prairie Vole_2 chromosome 7, MicOch1.0, whole genome shotgun sequence:
- the Alox15b gene encoding arachidonate 15-lipoxygenase B isoform X3 — MAKFRVRVSTGEACGAGTWDKVSVSIVGTQGESPLVPLDRLGKEFTAGAEEDFEVTLPQEVGAVLMLRVHKAPPKLPLRLGSLQPDAWFCRWFQLEWLPGAALRFPCYQWLEGEGDLVLREGAAKVCQEDHHPALQHQRQEELKARKEMYSWKTYADGWPRCLDHATVKDLDLNIKYSAVKNAKFYFKVHSAFTELKIKGFLDRTGLWRSLREMRRMFNFHKTPAAEYVFAHWQEDAFFASQFLNGLNPVLIRRCHSLPKNFPVTDEMVAPVLGPGTSLQAELEKGSLFLVDHGILSGVQTNVINGKPQFSAAPMTLLYQCSGSGPLLPLAIQLKQTPGPDNPIFLPSDDKWDWLLAKTWVRNAEFSVHEALTHLLHAHLLPEVFALATLRQLPHCHPLFKSTGLGIGGFSELIKRNMEQLNYSVLCFPEDIRAREVEDIPGYYYRDDGMQIWGVPSLLDTQEALVQYVTMVIFTCSAKHTAVSAGQFDSCVWMPNLPPTMQLPPPTSKGQARPESFIATLPPVNATCDVIIALWMLSKEPGDRRPLGHYPDEHFTEDAPRRSMAAFQRQLIQISKGIAERNRGLALPYTYLDPPLIENSVSI, encoded by the exons ATGGCTAAATTCAGGGTGAGAGTATCCACCGGGGAGGCTTGTGGGGCTGGCACCTGGGACAAGGTGTCTGTCAGCATCGTGGGGACCCAGGGAGAGAGCCCTTTAGTGCCTTTGGACCGTCTGGGCAAGGAGTTCACTGCCGGTGCT GAAGAGGACTTCGAGGTGACGCTCCCCCAGGAGGTTGGCGCTGTGCTGATGCTGCGCGTACACAAGGCACCCCCGAAGCTGCCCCTCCGGCTTGGGTCCCTCCAGCCTGACGCCTGGTTCTGCCGCTGGTTCCAGCTAGAGTGGCTGCCGGGGGCGGCACTCCGCTTCCCGTGCTATCAGTggctggaaggggagggggacCTGGTGCTGCGAGAGGGAGCAG CCAAGGTCTGCCAGGAAGACCACCACCCCGCGCTCCAGCACCAGCGTCAAGAAGAGCTGAAGGCCAGGAAGGAGATGTACAG CTGGAAGACTTACGCTGATGGTTGGCCTCGCTGCCTTGACCACGCGACTGTGAAAGACTTGGACCTCAACATCAAGTACTCCGCGGTCAAGAACGCCAAATTCTACTTTAAAGTTCATTCTGC GTTTACAGAGCTGAAAATCAAAGGGTTCCTGGACCGCACAGGACTCTGGAGGAGtctgagggagatgagaaggatGTTTAACTTCCACAAGACTCCTGCGGCAG AGTATGTGTTCGCGCACTGGCAGGAAGACGCCTTCTTTGCCTCCCAGTTCCTAAATGGCCTCAACCCAGTCCTGATCCGCCGCTGTCACAGCCTCCCAAAGAACTTTCCAGTCACTGATGAAATGGTGGCCCCAGTGCTGGGCCCTGGGACCAGTCTGCAGGCTGAATTGGAG AAGGGCTCCCTGTTCTTGGTGGATCATGGCATCCTTTCTGGAGTCCAAACCAATGTCATCAATGGAAAGCCTCAGTTCTCCGCAGCCCCAATGACCCTGTTATACCAGTGCTCAGGGTCTGGGCCCCTGCTTCCCCTCGCCATCCAG CTCAAACAGACCCCGGGACCCGACAACCCCATCTTCTTGCCCAGCGATGACAAGTGGGACTGGCTGCTGGCCAAGACCTGGGTGCGCAACGCCGAGTTTTCTGTCCACGAGGCCCTCACGCATCTGCTGCATGCGCACCTGCTGCCAGAAGTCTTTGCCCTGGCCACGCTGCGGCAGCTGCCCCACTGCCACCCTCTCTTCAAG TCCACAGGCCTCGGCATTGGAGGATTCTCCGAGCTGATAAAGAGAAACATGGAGCAGCTGAACTATTCTGTCCTATGCTTCCCTGAAGATATCCGAGCCCGAGAGGTGGAGGACATCCCGGGCTACTATTACCGGGATGATGGGATGCAGATCTGGGGGG TGCCCTCCTTGTTGGATACCCAAGAAGCCCTGGTCCAGTATGTCACGATGGTGATATTCACCTGTTCAGCCAAGCACACAGCTGTCAGTGCAGGCCAG TTTGACTCTTGTGTTTGGATGCCCAACCTGCCACCTACCATGCAGCTACCGCCACCTACTTCCAAAGGCCAGGCTCGGCCCGAGAGTTTCATAGCCACTCTCCCGCCAGTCAACGCCACATGTGATGTCATCATTGCCCTCTGGATGCTAAGCAAGGAGCCGGGAGACCGA AGGCCTCTCGGCCACTATCCAGATGAACACTTCACAGAGGATGCCCCACGGCGAAGTATGGCTGCCTTCCAGAGACAGCTGATCCAGATCTCTAAGGGGATTGCCGAGCGAAACCGAGGCCTGGCACTGCCCTATACCTACCTGGACCCTCCTCTCATTGAGAACAGCGTCTCTATCTAA
- the Alox15b gene encoding arachidonate 15-lipoxygenase B isoform X2, giving the protein MAKFRVRVSTGEACGAGTWDKVSVSIVGTQGESPLVPLDRLGKEFTAGAEEDFEVTLPQEVGAVLMLRVHKAPPKLPLRLGSLQPDAWFCRWFQLEWLPGAALRFPCYQWLEGEGDLVLREGAAKVCQEDHHPALQHQRQEELKARKEMYSWKTYADGWPRCLDHATVKDLDLNIKYSAVKNAKFYFKVHSAFTELKIKGFLDRTGLWRSLREMRRMFNFHKTPAAEYVFAHWQEDAFFASQFLNGLNPVLIRRCHSLPKNFPVTDEMVAPVLGPGTSLQAELEKGSLFLVDHGILSGVQTNVINGKPQFSAAPMTLLYQCSGSGPLLPLAIQLKQTPGPDNPIFLPSDDKWDWLLAKTWVRNAEFSVHEALTHLLHAHLLPEVFALATLRQLPHCHPLFKSTGLGIGGFSELIKRNMEQLNYSVLCFPEDIRAREVEDIPGYYYRDDGMQIWGAIKSFVSEIVSIYYPSDVSVREDQELQAWVREIFSEGFLSRESSGMPSLLDTQEALVQYVTMVIFTCSAKHTAVSAGQFDSCVWMPNLPPTMQLPPPTSKGQARPESFIATLPPVNATCDVIIALWMLSKEPGDRRPLGHYPDEHFTEDAPRRSMAAFQRQLIQISKGIAERNRGLALPYTYLDPPLIENSVSI; this is encoded by the exons ATGGCTAAATTCAGGGTGAGAGTATCCACCGGGGAGGCTTGTGGGGCTGGCACCTGGGACAAGGTGTCTGTCAGCATCGTGGGGACCCAGGGAGAGAGCCCTTTAGTGCCTTTGGACCGTCTGGGCAAGGAGTTCACTGCCGGTGCT GAAGAGGACTTCGAGGTGACGCTCCCCCAGGAGGTTGGCGCTGTGCTGATGCTGCGCGTACACAAGGCACCCCCGAAGCTGCCCCTCCGGCTTGGGTCCCTCCAGCCTGACGCCTGGTTCTGCCGCTGGTTCCAGCTAGAGTGGCTGCCGGGGGCGGCACTCCGCTTCCCGTGCTATCAGTggctggaaggggagggggacCTGGTGCTGCGAGAGGGAGCAG CCAAGGTCTGCCAGGAAGACCACCACCCCGCGCTCCAGCACCAGCGTCAAGAAGAGCTGAAGGCCAGGAAGGAGATGTACAG CTGGAAGACTTACGCTGATGGTTGGCCTCGCTGCCTTGACCACGCGACTGTGAAAGACTTGGACCTCAACATCAAGTACTCCGCGGTCAAGAACGCCAAATTCTACTTTAAAGTTCATTCTGC GTTTACAGAGCTGAAAATCAAAGGGTTCCTGGACCGCACAGGACTCTGGAGGAGtctgagggagatgagaaggatGTTTAACTTCCACAAGACTCCTGCGGCAG AGTATGTGTTCGCGCACTGGCAGGAAGACGCCTTCTTTGCCTCCCAGTTCCTAAATGGCCTCAACCCAGTCCTGATCCGCCGCTGTCACAGCCTCCCAAAGAACTTTCCAGTCACTGATGAAATGGTGGCCCCAGTGCTGGGCCCTGGGACCAGTCTGCAGGCTGAATTGGAG AAGGGCTCCCTGTTCTTGGTGGATCATGGCATCCTTTCTGGAGTCCAAACCAATGTCATCAATGGAAAGCCTCAGTTCTCCGCAGCCCCAATGACCCTGTTATACCAGTGCTCAGGGTCTGGGCCCCTGCTTCCCCTCGCCATCCAG CTCAAACAGACCCCGGGACCCGACAACCCCATCTTCTTGCCCAGCGATGACAAGTGGGACTGGCTGCTGGCCAAGACCTGGGTGCGCAACGCCGAGTTTTCTGTCCACGAGGCCCTCACGCATCTGCTGCATGCGCACCTGCTGCCAGAAGTCTTTGCCCTGGCCACGCTGCGGCAGCTGCCCCACTGCCACCCTCTCTTCAAG TCCACAGGCCTCGGCATTGGAGGATTCTCCGAGCTGATAAAGAGAAACATGGAGCAGCTGAACTATTCTGTCCTATGCTTCCCTGAAGATATCCGAGCCCGAGAGGTGGAGGACATCCCGGGCTACTATTACCGGGATGATGGGATGCAGATCTGGGGGGCGATAAAGAG CTTTGTCTCTGAGATAGTCAGCATCTACTACCCAAGTGATGTGTCTGTTCGAGAGGACCAAGAGCTGCAGGCCTGGGTGAGGGAGATCTTCTCTGAGGGCTTCCTCAGCCGAGAAAGCTCAG GTATGCCCTCCTTGTTGGATACCCAAGAAGCCCTGGTCCAGTATGTCACGATGGTGATATTCACCTGTTCAGCCAAGCACACAGCTGTCAGTGCAGGCCAG TTTGACTCTTGTGTTTGGATGCCCAACCTGCCACCTACCATGCAGCTACCGCCACCTACTTCCAAAGGCCAGGCTCGGCCCGAGAGTTTCATAGCCACTCTCCCGCCAGTCAACGCCACATGTGATGTCATCATTGCCCTCTGGATGCTAAGCAAGGAGCCGGGAGACCGA AGGCCTCTCGGCCACTATCCAGATGAACACTTCACAGAGGATGCCCCACGGCGAAGTATGGCTGCCTTCCAGAGACAGCTGATCCAGATCTCTAAGGGGATTGCCGAGCGAAACCGAGGCCTGGCACTGCCCTATACCTACCTGGACCCTCCTCTCATTGAGAACAGCGTCTCTATCTAA
- the Alox15b gene encoding arachidonate 15-lipoxygenase B isoform X1 has translation MAKFRVRVSTGEACGAGTWDKVSVSIVGTQGESPLVPLDRLGKEFTAGAEEDFEVTLPQEVGAVLMLRVHKAPPKLPLRLGSLQPDAWFCRWFQLEWLPGAALRFPCYQWLEGEGDLVLREGAAKVCQEDHHPALQHQRQEELKARKEMYSWKTYADGWPRCLDHATVKDLDLNIKYSAVKNAKFYFKVHSAFTELKIKGFLDRTGLWRSLREMRRMFNFHKTPAAEYVFAHWQEDAFFASQFLNGLNPVLIRRCHSLPKNFPVTDEMVAPVLGPGTSLQAELEKGSLFLVDHGILSGVQTNVINGKPQFSAAPMTLLYQCSGSGPLLPLAIQLKQTPGPDNPIFLPSDDKWDWLLAKTWVRNAEFSVHEALTHLLHAHLLPEVFALATLRQLPHCHPLFKLLIPHIQYTLHINTLARKLLIAPGQVVDRSTGLGIGGFSELIKRNMEQLNYSVLCFPEDIRAREVEDIPGYYYRDDGMQIWGAIKSFVSEIVSIYYPSDVSVREDQELQAWVREIFSEGFLSRESSGMPSLLDTQEALVQYVTMVIFTCSAKHTAVSAGQFDSCVWMPNLPPTMQLPPPTSKGQARPESFIATLPPVNATCDVIIALWMLSKEPGDRRPLGHYPDEHFTEDAPRRSMAAFQRQLIQISKGIAERNRGLALPYTYLDPPLIENSVSI, from the exons ATGGCTAAATTCAGGGTGAGAGTATCCACCGGGGAGGCTTGTGGGGCTGGCACCTGGGACAAGGTGTCTGTCAGCATCGTGGGGACCCAGGGAGAGAGCCCTTTAGTGCCTTTGGACCGTCTGGGCAAGGAGTTCACTGCCGGTGCT GAAGAGGACTTCGAGGTGACGCTCCCCCAGGAGGTTGGCGCTGTGCTGATGCTGCGCGTACACAAGGCACCCCCGAAGCTGCCCCTCCGGCTTGGGTCCCTCCAGCCTGACGCCTGGTTCTGCCGCTGGTTCCAGCTAGAGTGGCTGCCGGGGGCGGCACTCCGCTTCCCGTGCTATCAGTggctggaaggggagggggacCTGGTGCTGCGAGAGGGAGCAG CCAAGGTCTGCCAGGAAGACCACCACCCCGCGCTCCAGCACCAGCGTCAAGAAGAGCTGAAGGCCAGGAAGGAGATGTACAG CTGGAAGACTTACGCTGATGGTTGGCCTCGCTGCCTTGACCACGCGACTGTGAAAGACTTGGACCTCAACATCAAGTACTCCGCGGTCAAGAACGCCAAATTCTACTTTAAAGTTCATTCTGC GTTTACAGAGCTGAAAATCAAAGGGTTCCTGGACCGCACAGGACTCTGGAGGAGtctgagggagatgagaaggatGTTTAACTTCCACAAGACTCCTGCGGCAG AGTATGTGTTCGCGCACTGGCAGGAAGACGCCTTCTTTGCCTCCCAGTTCCTAAATGGCCTCAACCCAGTCCTGATCCGCCGCTGTCACAGCCTCCCAAAGAACTTTCCAGTCACTGATGAAATGGTGGCCCCAGTGCTGGGCCCTGGGACCAGTCTGCAGGCTGAATTGGAG AAGGGCTCCCTGTTCTTGGTGGATCATGGCATCCTTTCTGGAGTCCAAACCAATGTCATCAATGGAAAGCCTCAGTTCTCCGCAGCCCCAATGACCCTGTTATACCAGTGCTCAGGGTCTGGGCCCCTGCTTCCCCTCGCCATCCAG CTCAAACAGACCCCGGGACCCGACAACCCCATCTTCTTGCCCAGCGATGACAAGTGGGACTGGCTGCTGGCCAAGACCTGGGTGCGCAACGCCGAGTTTTCTGTCCACGAGGCCCTCACGCATCTGCTGCATGCGCACCTGCTGCCAGAAGTCTTTGCCCTGGCCACGCTGCGGCAGCTGCCCCACTGCCACCCTCTCTTCAAG CTGCTGATTCCCCACATCCAGTACACGCTACACATCAACACGCTTGCCCGGAAGCTGCTCATcgcccctgggcaggtggtggaCAGG TCCACAGGCCTCGGCATTGGAGGATTCTCCGAGCTGATAAAGAGAAACATGGAGCAGCTGAACTATTCTGTCCTATGCTTCCCTGAAGATATCCGAGCCCGAGAGGTGGAGGACATCCCGGGCTACTATTACCGGGATGATGGGATGCAGATCTGGGGGGCGATAAAGAG CTTTGTCTCTGAGATAGTCAGCATCTACTACCCAAGTGATGTGTCTGTTCGAGAGGACCAAGAGCTGCAGGCCTGGGTGAGGGAGATCTTCTCTGAGGGCTTCCTCAGCCGAGAAAGCTCAG GTATGCCCTCCTTGTTGGATACCCAAGAAGCCCTGGTCCAGTATGTCACGATGGTGATATTCACCTGTTCAGCCAAGCACACAGCTGTCAGTGCAGGCCAG TTTGACTCTTGTGTTTGGATGCCCAACCTGCCACCTACCATGCAGCTACCGCCACCTACTTCCAAAGGCCAGGCTCGGCCCGAGAGTTTCATAGCCACTCTCCCGCCAGTCAACGCCACATGTGATGTCATCATTGCCCTCTGGATGCTAAGCAAGGAGCCGGGAGACCGA AGGCCTCTCGGCCACTATCCAGATGAACACTTCACAGAGGATGCCCCACGGCGAAGTATGGCTGCCTTCCAGAGACAGCTGATCCAGATCTCTAAGGGGATTGCCGAGCGAAACCGAGGCCTGGCACTGCCCTATACCTACCTGGACCCTCCTCTCATTGAGAACAGCGTCTCTATCTAA